The Glycine soja cultivar W05 chromosome 8, ASM419377v2, whole genome shotgun sequence genome has a window encoding:
- the LOC114423175 gene encoding probable alpha,alpha-trehalose-phosphate synthase [UDP-forming] 10, whose protein sequence is MASRSYANLFDLASGDFLDFPCPPRALPRVMTVPGIISDLDGYGCNDGDSDVSSSGCRERKIIVANMLPVQAKRDIETAKWVFSWDEDSILLQLKDGFSADTEVIYVGSLKVEIDACEQDAVAQRLLDEFNCVPTFLPHDLQKRFYLGFCKQQLWPLFHYMLPICPDHGDRFDRILWQAYVSANKIFADKVMEVINPDDDFVWVHDYHLMVLPTFLRKRYNRVKLGFFLHSPFPSSEIYRTLPVRDEILRGLLNSDLIGFHTFDYARHFLSCCSRMLGLDYESKRGHIGLDYFGRTIFIKILPVGIHMGRLESVLNLSSTSAKLKEVQEEFKDKKVILGVDDMDIFKGISLKLLAVEHLLQQNPDLQGKVVLVQIVNPARGSGKDVQEAKNETYSIAQRINDTYSSNNYQPVILIDRPVPHFEKSAYYAVAECCIVNAVRDGMNLVPYKYIVCRQGTAQLDEALGRKSDSPCTSMLVVSEFIGCSPSLSGAIRVNPWNIDAVADAMYAALTMSDSEKQLRHEKHYRYVSSHDVAYWARSFMLDLERACKDHYTKRCWGFGLGLGFRVVSLSHGFRKLSVDHIVSAYKRTNRRAIFLDYDGTVVPQSSISKNPSPEVISVLNALCNDPKNIVFIVSGRGKDSLSEWFTSCQMLGLAAEHGYFLRWNKDSEWEASHLSADLDWKKMVEPVMQLYTESTDGSNIEVKESALVWHHQDADPDFGSCQAKELLDHLESVLANEPAAVTRGQHIVEVKPQGISKGLVAEQVLMTMVNGANPPDFVLCIGDDRSDEDMFESILRTVTCPSLPSAPEIFACTVGRKPSKAKYFLDDASDVVKLLQGLAASSNPKPRLLAHSQVSFESTV, encoded by the exons ATGGCTTCAAGATCATATGCTAATCTCTTTGACTTAGCTAGTGGAGACTTTCTTGATTTTCCTTGCCCCCCAAGAGCCCTTCCGAGGGTTATGACCGTTCCTGGAATTATTTCAGACCTGGATGGTTATGGCTGTAACGACGGGGATTCAGATGTTAGCTCTTCTGGATGTAGGGAGCGGAAAATCATTGTGGCAAACATGTTGCCAGTGCAGGCTAAAAGAGATATAGAAACTGCTAAATGGGTCTTCAGTTGGGATGAGGATTCAattttattacaattaaaaGACGGTTTTTCTGCTGATACAGAGGTAATCTATGTGGGTTCTCTCAAGGTTGAAATAGATGCCTGTGAGCAGGATGCAGTTGCTCAGAGATTGCTGGATGAATTTAATTGTGTACCTACCTTTCTACCCCATGATCTCCAAAAAAGGTTCTACCTTGGATTTTGTAAGCAGCAACTTTGGCCTCTCTTTCATTATATGCTACCCATATGCCCAGATCACGGTGATCGCTTTGACCGTATACTTTGGCAGGCTTATGTTTCTGCAAACAAAATATTTGCAGACAAGGTCATGGAAGTAATTAATCCTGATGATGATTTTGTTTGGGTTCATGATTATCACTTAATGGTTTTGCCTACTTTCTTGAGGAAGCGATATAATCGGGTTAAACTTGGGTTTTTTCTGCATAGTCCTTTCCCTTCATCTGAAATCTACCGAACTTTACCAGTAAGGGATGAAATTTTGAGGGGATTGTTGAACTCTGATTTAATTGGCTTTCATACATTTGATTATGCTCGCCACTTTCTTTCTTGCTGCAGTAGAATGCTAGGTCTAGACTATGAATCTAAGCGGGGACATATAGGGCTTGATTACTTTGGCCGcactatatttattaaaatcttGCCTGTAGGCATTCACATGGGTAGGCTTGAATCTGTGTTAAATCTTTCGTCTACATCTGCTAAGCTAAAAGAGGTTCAGGAAGAGTTTAAGGATAAGAAAGTAATTCTTGGTGTTGATGACATGGATATTTTTAAGGGCATTAGTCTGAAACTTCTAGCTGTGGAGCATCTGCTGCAGCAGAATCCAGATTTGCAGGGCAAAGTTGTCCTAGTTCAAATTGTAAATCCTGCAAGGGGCTCAGGGAAGGATGTTCAGGAAGCAAAGAATGAAACATATTCAATTGCCCAGAGGATCAATGATACATATAGCTCAAATAATTATCAGCCAGTCATTCTCATTGACCGTCCTGTTCCTCACTTTGAGAAGAGTGCCTATTATGCTGTAGCTGAATGTTGCATTGTCAATGCTGTAAGGGATGGTATGAACTTAGTCCCATACAAATATATTGTCTGCAGACAGGGAACTGCTCAACTAGATGAAGCATTGGGTAGAAAAAGTGATTCTCCTTGTACAAGCATGCTTGTTGTGTCTGAGTTCATTGGTTGTTCACCTTCTCTTAGTGGGGCAATAAGGGTCAATccctggaacatagatgccgtAGCCGATGCTATGTATGCAGCCCTGACTATGAGTGATTCAGAGAAGCAGTTGCGCCATGAGAAACACTATCGGTATGTGAGTTCTCATGATGTGGCATATTGGGCGCGCAGCTTTATGCTGGATTTGGAGAGAGCCTGCAAAGATCATTACACCAAAAGATGCTGGGGATTTGGTTTGGGCTTGGGGTTCAGAGTTGTTTCTCTTTCTCATGGTTTTAGGAAGTTGTCAGTTGACCATATTGTTTCAGCATACAAGAGAACCAATAGAAGGGCCATCTTTCTTGATTATGATGGTACTGTTGTACCACAGTCTTCCATAAGTAAAAACCCCAGCCCTGAAGTCATCTCCGTCTTAAATGCTCTATGTAACGATCCCAAGAATATTGTGTTCATTGTTAGTGGGAGGGGAAAGGATTCACTGAGTGAATGGTTTACATCATGCCAAATGCTGGGACTTGCagcagaacatgggtactttTTAAG GTGGAACAAAGATTCTGAATGGGAAGCAAGTCACTTGTCTGCAGACCTTGATTGGAAAAAGATGGTGGAACCTGTCATGCAGTTGTATACAGAATCAACCGATGGTTCTAATATTGAAGTTAAGGAGAGTGCTTTGGTGTGGCATCATCAAGATGCAGACCCTGATTTTGGTTCTTGCCAAGCCAAAGAATTGTTGGATCACTTGGAAAGTGTGCTTGCTAATGAACCAGCAGCTGTTACGAGAGGCCAGCATATTGTTGAAGTTAAGCCACAG GGAATAAGCAAGGGTTTGGTAGCTGAACAGGTTCTTATGACCATGGTTAATGGTGCCAATCCACCAGATTTTGTGCTGTGCATTGGAGATGATAGGTCCGACGAGGACATGTTTGAGAGCATTTTGAGGACGGTTACGTGCCCGTCATTACCATCAGCTCCAGAGATCTTTGCCTGCACTGTGGGTAGGAAGCCTAGCAAGGCCAAGTATTTTCTTGATGATGCTTCTGATGTTGTGAAGTTGCTTCAGGGCCTTGCTGCTTCATCCAATCCAAAACCCAGGCTTCTTGCTCATTCTCAAGTCTCTTTTGAGAGCACAGTTTGA